A stretch of DNA from Methylosinus sp. LW4:
CGCTGGGTTCCCCGCGCACGATTTTTGGTTCCGCGCAGCTGACATTCTGAATCGACCAACGGAGCGTCATGTGATCCGCCGAGGAATTATCGCATGCTGTGTCCTCGCCCTGTTCTCGAATGTCGAGACGGTCGCCGAAACGCCATCGTCTTCGACTCGGATCATCACCGATATGGAGAGGCGCGAGGTCGCGCTGCCGCGCGTGATTTCACGAGCCCTCGGCACGGGAGGGGCGCTGGATGCGTGGTTTCTCATGCTCGGAAGCATGGACAAGCTCGTTGGCAGCTCGGCTCAGCTCATCGACAATGCTTGGTTCGCAAAAATCTATCCAGCTGTTCGCGAGCTGCCGGTCATCTATTCGGGCAATCAGGTCGACAAGGAAGCCCTTGTCGCCGCGGCGCTGCAGGTCGCTCTTCTGTTGAACGGAGTGAGCGCCAGGCGAGAGGTCGAACAGTCGGGCGTTCCGATCGTGATGCTCGAGCGAGACGATCCAGCGCAGCTCGAGGAAGCGCTCGAGCTGGTCGGCCGCGTCCTCGGCGAGCGAGAGCTGCGAATAGCCCGAGAATTTCGGAGCTACTATGAATCCAATGTCGTACGCGTGCGTGAACGAACAGGAGCGCTGCCTCCTCAGCGCATTCGTCGCGTCTACTATGCCGCGACGGCTCCACTGGTCACAGAAGGCAGCCGCTCCATCGTCTCATCCTGGATCGAGACCGCAGGCGGGATAAATGTGGCGGGACAGGCCGGCGTCTCCGGGATCGGAAAGACCGTTCAGCTGGAGGATATCCTCCAATGGAATCCCGAGGTGATCATCGCTTTTCTCCCCGCCGTCCGCGACCAAATTCTGGCCGATCCGCGTTGGCGCTCGATCGACGCGGTCAAGAACGGACGGGTCGTCGTCAATCCTCGCGGCGTATATCCTTGGTGCACGCGCAGCGCCGAGGAAGCATTGCAGACGCTATGGGCGGCCAAGACTCTTCACCCGGAGCTGTTCGACGACATAGATCTCGTGCAGGAAACCCAGATCTTTCATGCGAAGTTCTATCATTACGATCTCGGCCGCGACGACGCTGAACGCATGCTACGCGCGGCCCCTCCCGTCCCCTAAGTCGGCGCGAGCAGAAATGCGCCGGTTCCGTGGAGGCGAGGATTGTCCTCGAGAACGATGATCCATTACGCCATGCATGGAGAGCCGCCGTCGCCGAGATATCAGAAGGAGCCACGTCGACGAGCGGCGACGAAACTCTCGTATCCTCCAACGGTGCGACATCCTCGATCGTCACACGGTCGCCAAAGCGCCCTCGGAGGATCGACGCCGCGTCACGGCTCACATTCACTTGCTCCAGCGGGGTCTAGCGGTCTTCAAATCGAACGCCTCGAGAAACGCGTCCACCATAGCGGAGAGCCGATGTGCGCTTACGCCGTCCCGGGCTTGCACCGACAGTCCGTGCAGCAGGGCGGCGCAGCAGTCGCCGAGCGCGACCTCGTCGACATGGCCCGCGAGTTCGCCGGCGCGCTTCGCCTGCCGCAGCCGCTCGATGATCGACTGGGTTCGGGCCCTGCGATGCTCCGACAGCCAGGCGCCGAGGGCGGCATTCTCCGGCGCGCAATTCGTCGCGGCTGAGACGACCATGCAGCCTCTCCGATCCACAGTGTAGAGCGCGATAGCCGCCCGGAACATTTCTTCCAGCATGGCGCGAATATCCTTCTCGCCGCGCAAGGCGCGGTCGGCGAAACCGCCTTCTTGCGCCTCGTAGAGCTCGATCGCCTCGCGGAACAACGCCTCCTTCGAGCCGAAAGCAGCATAAATCCGCGCCGACGCAATGCCGAGAGCGGACACGAGATCGGCCATAGACACGCCCTCATAGCCACGCGCCCAAAAAAGAGCGCGCGCGGTCTCGAGCGCCGCCTTCCTGTCGAATTCGCGGGGTCTGCCAGCCATGCGGTCCCACCATTATTGATCGATCGATCAATAATGTGCTTGACATCCATCCGCAAGGGAGCATTCTTTGTTGGTTGACAAAGAATGGTGGCGCGATGAAGACGATCAAAGGTCCGAGCATCCATCTCGCACAGTTCAGCGA
This window harbors:
- a CDS encoding ABC transporter substrate-binding protein, translating into MERREVALPRVISRALGTGGALDAWFLMLGSMDKLVGSSAQLIDNAWFAKIYPAVRELPVIYSGNQVDKEALVAAALQVALLLNGVSARREVEQSGVPIVMLERDDPAQLEEALELVGRVLGERELRIAREFRSYYESNVVRVRERTGALPPQRIRRVYYAATAPLVTEGSRSIVSSWIETAGGINVAGQAGVSGIGKTVQLEDILQWNPEVIIAFLPAVRDQILADPRWRSIDAVKNGRVVVNPRGVYPWCTRSAEEALQTLWAAKTLHPELFDDIDLVQETQIFHAKFYHYDLGRDDAERMLRAAPPVP
- a CDS encoding TetR/AcrR family transcriptional regulator; amino-acid sequence: MAGRPREFDRKAALETARALFWARGYEGVSMADLVSALGIASARIYAAFGSKEALFREAIELYEAQEGGFADRALRGEKDIRAMLEEMFRAAIALYTVDRRGCMVVSAATNCAPENAALGAWLSEHRRARTQSIIERLRQAKRAGELAGHVDEVALGDCCAALLHGLSVQARDGVSAHRLSAMVDAFLEAFDLKTARPRWSK